In Rhinatrema bivittatum chromosome 1, aRhiBiv1.1, whole genome shotgun sequence, a single genomic region encodes these proteins:
- the LOC115090162 gene encoding growth-regulated alpha protein-like, translated as MKSLMMSLPLLLLLLLPAVRAAPFQGASLRTELRCQCINTVSEFIPVKKILTVKLSPEGPHCPNVEVIATLKDGFLACLNPEEKWVKKIVNHILNRQSHKL; from the exons ATGAAGAGCCTGATGATGAGCCTccccctcctgctcctgctgctcctgcccgCGGTCCGTGCAGCTCCCTTCCAGG GTGCTAGTTTGAGGACAGAGCTGCGCTGTCAGTGTATAAATACAGTATCAGAATTCATCCCTGTCAAAAAGATTCTTACGGTGAAACTCAGCCCAGAGGGACCCCATTGCCCTAATGTGGAAGTCAT tgccacTCTCAAGGATGGCTTTCTGGCTTGCCTGAATCCTGAGGAGAAATGGGTGAAGAAAATTGTGAACCATATTCTAAACAG GCAATCCCACAAACTCTGA